A stretch of Arthrobacter sp. NEB 688 DNA encodes these proteins:
- a CDS encoding response regulator → MQSGWAGPQDGPLVLVCDDTEAIRRLLRINLELGGFRVEEAADGHEAMTRLIDADREQPAVIVLDSQMAPYDGWWAIAAIRSHHRLDEVPVVLVTATATDLDSPEVSGAGFDAFVGKPFDPDELVGVVSRLAAAGRRPHHRP, encoded by the coding sequence ATGCAATCCGGGTGGGCGGGCCCGCAGGACGGGCCTCTCGTCCTCGTGTGCGACGACACCGAGGCGATCCGCCGCCTGCTCCGGATCAACCTGGAGCTGGGCGGTTTCCGGGTCGAGGAGGCGGCCGACGGACACGAGGCGATGACCCGGCTCATCGACGCCGACCGCGAGCAGCCCGCCGTCATCGTCCTGGACTCGCAGATGGCGCCGTACGACGGCTGGTGGGCCATCGCGGCCATCCGCTCCCACCACCGGCTCGACGAGGTGCCCGTCGTCCTCGTGACGGCGACCGCCACCGACCTGGACAGCCCCGAGGTGAGCGGCGCCGGCTTCGACGCCTTCGTCGGCAAGCCCTTCGACCCCGACGAGCTCGTGGGGGTCGTCTCACGGCTCGCGGCGGCCGGACGGCGCCCTCACCACCGTCCGTAG